A genomic region of Plasmodium falciparum 3D7 genome assembly, chromosome: 11 contains the following coding sequences:
- a CDS encoding parasitophorous vacuolar protein 1, producing MIKIILASFLFFFYFSSSIYGNVVAPKSAEAVHTLTAKLDTENKAHQKYIDIINGVFSENMENFVFSITTSNGFTCSINKLDVIFDNKVTGMQKVFSDENVQYIKEASLEFKNNLLEYMKGVMPSENDFSNVRKEFQKVCVKYFSELRRKFFQIYRDPNNKNQNEDNVDNHMNIEEISQEFFSGFNPFGTMKIRKEQNPDLSQKDSLILNENNNDSLTSADQKNNNMVPMENRSFSYSQQSSHVVSFDGHDEHVEQQEQHSGDNTQEDKDQLMDLPFNKDKVFSTFLKNVTLLIEGNCTEAQQQAQEQTQEQTEEQEEEQNEKEIESDKQVQKDGEQKENDVQKKQKANAFTIQFSSSLSRKHISTTCNASSGNVFLRKGNKPFEHFNSPNFENMMKGVFGIIQNPFENGQPTFPFFKNINSISGIGNVDIPKNFMNDFLNNGNDQNTPISS from the coding sequence atgattaaaataatattagctagctttttatttttcttttatttttcgtCTTCCATTTATGGGAATGTGGTGGCCCCTAAGAGTGCTGAGGCTGTTCATACGTTGACAGCAAAACTTGATACGGAAAATAAGGCtcatcaaaaatatatagatattataaatgGAGTTTTTTCGGAAAATATGGagaattttgttttttcaatAACAACCAGTAACGGATTTACATGTTCGATAAATAAGTTGGATGttatttttgataataaaGTAACAGGAATGCAAAAAGTTTTTTCTGATGAGAATGTtcaatatattaaagaaGCTTCTCTTGAATTTAAAAACAATTTGTTGGAATATATGAAAGGTGTTATGCCATCTGAAAATGATTTTTCTAATGTTAGAAAAGAATTTCAAAAAGTAtgtgtaaaatatttttcagaGTTAAGAAGAAAATTTTTCCAGATATATAGAGACCCCAATAATAAGAATCAAAACGAAGATAATGTTGATAATCATATGAATATTGAAGAAATAAGCCAAGAATTCTTCTCTGGTTTTAATCCTTTTGGAACtatgaaaataagaaaagaaCAAAATCCAGATTTATCACAAAAGGATAGTTtgatattaaatgaaaataataatgattctCTTACATCAGCAGatcaaaagaataataatatggttCCTATGGAAAATAGATCATTTTCATATTCTCAACAAAGTTCACATGTTGTAAGTTTTGATGGTCACGATGAACATGTTGAACAACAAGAGCAACATTCTGGAGATAATACACAAGAAGACAAAGATCAACTTATGGACTTACCATTTAACAAGGATAAAGTTTTTTCAACCttcttaaaaaatgtaaCTCTTTTAATTGAAGGAAATTGTACAGAAGCTCAACAACAAGCTCAAGAACAAACTCAAGAACAAACTGAAGAACAAGAAgaagaacaaaatgaaaaagaaattgaAAGTGATAAACAAGTACAAAAAGATGgagaacaaaaagaaaatgatgtacaaaaaaaacaaaaagctAATGCTTTCACCATTCAATTTTCAAGTAGTCTTAGCAGAAAACATATATCTACAACATGTAATGCTTCATCAGGTAATGTCTTCTTAAGAAAAGGAAACAAACCATTTGAACATTTTAATAGTCCTAATTTCGAAAATATGATGAAAGGAGTTTTTGGAATTATTCAAAATCCTTTTGAAAATGGCCAACCCACTTTCCcattctttaaaaatattaattcgATCTCTGGAATCGGTAATGTTGATATCCCcaaaaattttatgaatGATTTTTTGAATAATGGAAATGATCAAAACACACCAATATCGAGCTAA
- a CDS encoding 26S proteasome regulatory subunit RPN7, putative — translation MEDNKEENCELNKNSYPNFHLADLFYLLQLPNISINERNDLLQSLFDEIKKNHMYPYYNYICQELNLNFDEEYFKSLKEKADEELNQIENKLSESAENFDSLDNKNDVLLKANFFCKISDKENAFKEYEETYKKGIGMGMKLDILLTMIRICIFYNDVKNLKKYLEQARTQMEKGGDWERKNKLKIYEALNYIMIRNFAEASKILIDAASTFTATEIISYEKIIFYVVILGIMTEERTVLDKKILNSSVILQITSSDEDLHTYLHSFYHCDYRTFMEKTIKIAMRVKRDRYLGRHYRYFIRNTRVRAYKQFLEPFKNVTLKNMAFAFGVSEEFIENEISSFIANGKLNCKIDKVNGSIESNQPNERNTMYQNTIKKGDILLNRIQKLSRVIDM, via the exons atggaagataataaagaagaaaattgtGAACTGAATAAGAACAGTTATCCAAATTTTCACCTAGcagatttattttatcttttacaATTACCtaatatatcaataaatGAAAGGAATGATTTATTACAATCTCTTtttgatgaaataaaaaaaaatcatatgtatccatattataattatatatgtcaagaattaaatttaaatttcgatgaagaatattttaaaagtttaaaagaaaaagcagatgaagaattaaaccaaatagaaaataaactGTCCGAGTCAGCTGAAAATTTTGATTCcttagataataaaaatgatgtttTACTGAAGGCAAATTTTTTCTGTAAGATAAGTGATAAg GAAAATGCCTTTAAGGAATATGAGGAAACTTATAAGAAAGGAATAGGCATGGGTATGAAGCTAGACATCCTCCTTACTATGATAagaatttgtatattttataacgatgttaaaaatttaaagaaaTACTTAGAACAAGCCCGAACACAAATGGAGAAGGGAGGAGACtgggaaagaaaaaataaacttaaaatatatgaagcattaaattatattatgataagaAATTTTGCAGAAGCATCGAAAATATTGATAGACGCAGCTTCTACCTTTACAGCTACGGAAATTAtatcatatgaaaaaattatattttacgtCGTTATTCTTGGAATA aTGACCGAAGAAAGAACCGTTTTGGATAAGAAGATTCTAAACAGTTCTGTAATTTTACAAATCACAAGCAGTGATGAAGATTTACACACATATTTACATTCCTTTTATCATTGTGATTATCGAACCTTTATGGAGAAAACCATAAAAATTGCCATGAGAGTAAAAAGAGATAGATATTTAGGTAGACATTACAGATATTTTATTAGAAACACTAGAGTGAGAGCATATAAACAATTCTTAGAACCATTTAAAAATGTGACTCTTAAAAATATGGCTTTTGCTTTTGGAGTTAGTGAAGAATTTATCGAAAATGaaatatcatcatttatagCAAACGGAAAATTAAACTGTAAAATCGATAAAGTCAATGGATCTATTGAGAGCAATCAACCAAATGAGAGAAACACAATGTATCAAAATACTATTAAAAAG gggGATATCCTTCTTAACAGAATTCAAAAATTATCAAGAGTAATTGACATGTGA
- a CDS encoding rRNA (cytosine-C(5))-methyltransferase, putative, with protein MSNAEALNDNKNDEDEYKEKTLNLFDNDNFVLNNSDEEEYASNSYDNIEDDDDEEEVDNDEEGLEDPPSSDNMSYDDLASQHEDDKYNEEETFNEDDNYNEENKYNDDEGSDEGYMKKIDGKSLGLTKRMKKIYINKKENIYHNQIGVYKNDKLMKNEDIEDRMKYLLILLNDTKKNNIKIERSTIINELLFYYTYYYEYSKEMIKYLYYIFDIKELYLFLEINNMPKEIHLRTNTLKITRNNLMKILKNQNVSVQEGESWNHVGITIKDVNTNVGSLNEYLYGYYIIQSSSSLMPVLELNIQEDDMVLDMCAAPGGKCTFMCTLKKNRGVVYANDINKLRCKAIEAHASRMGINNLIVTCIDALKIQKHLTFQFDKILLDAPCSGTGVVNKNKTARRKTIKEIRDLAQKQKILLNNAINLLKNGGIVVYSTCSISVEENEQVINYILKKRDVNLLPTNINIGDPGITQYRKKQFSSKISLCKRIYLHKHNHDNFFIAKLIKRSDAVFTNKDKNSNEKKKNKDKGKKKKKKNDNRNNISQTNLTNHQHVEYNKNEIKKNNKLTNKKKENINKHKNEKQQQTLNVPKKNEHFKINNKEINKKNKKYKEGKKEKKNKKNKNNKKNKKNMKNIKNKV; from the coding sequence atgTCAAACGCTGAGGCATTAAATGATAAcaaaaatgatgaagatgaataTAAGGAAAAAACCCTTAACCTGTTTGACAATGATAATtttgtattaaataatagtgatgaagaagaatatGCTTCAAATagttatgataatattgaagatgatgatgatgaagaagaagtaGACAATGATGAGGAAGGTTTAGAAGATCCTCCATCGAGTGATAATATGAGTTATGACGACTTGGCTAGTCAACATGAGGacgataaatataatgaagagGAAACATTtaatgaagatgataattataatgaagaaaataaatataatgatgacGAAGGTAGTGATGAAGgttatatgaaaaagattGATGGAAAATCACTTGGTTTAACAAAAaggatgaagaaaatatatataaataaaaaagaaaatatttatcataatcaAATAGGAGTATACAAAAATGACAAACTTATGAAGAATGAAGATATTGAAGATAGgatgaaatatttattaatattattaaatgatacaaagaaaaataatattaaaatagaaCGATCTACAATTATTAATGAActacttttttattatacttattattatgaatattctAAAGAAatgattaaatatttatattatatatttgatataaaagaactatatctttttcttgaaataaataacatgCCTAAAGAAATACATTTAAGAACAaatacattaaaaataacaaGAAATAATCTtatgaaaattttgaaaaatcAAAATGTGTCGGTACAAGAAGGAGAATCATGGAATCATGTAGGAATAACTATAAAAGATGTTAATACTAATGTAGGTTCATTAAATGAATATCTTTAtggttattatattatacaatcaTCTTCATCTCTTATGCCAGTTCTTGAATTAAATATACAAGAAGATGATATGGTCTTAGATATGTGTGCAGCACCTGGTGGAAAATGTACCTTCATGTGTAcccttaaaaaaaatagaggAGTCGTTTATGcgaatgatataaataaattaagatGTAAAGCTATAGAAGCTCATGCTTCAAGAATgggaataaataatttaatcgTCACGTGTATAGACGCtttaaaaattcaaaaacATTTAACATTTCAATTTGATAAAATTCTATTAGATGCTCCATGTAGTGGTACAGGTgttgttaataaaaataaaactgcCAGAAGAAAAACTATCAAAGAAATAAGAGATCTTGcgcaaaaacaaaaaatactCTTAAATAATGCAAttaatcttttaaaaaatggagGAATTGTTGTATATTCTACTTGTAGTATAAGtgtagaagaaaatgaacaagtcataaattatatactCAAAAAAAGAGACGTGAATTTATTACcaacaaatattaatataggTGACCCTGGGATAACCCAATATAGGAAAAAACAATTCTCAAGCAAAATCTCCTTATGTAAAagaatttatttacataaacaTAATCATGATAACTTCTTTATAGCTAAACTAATCAAAAGATCAGACGCAGTATTTACTAATAAAGATAAGAattcaaatgaaaaaaagaaaaacaaagacaaaggcaaaaaaaaaaaaaaaaaaaatgataatcgtaataatatatcacaaACAAATCTAACAAACCATCAACATGTTGAATACAACAAAAATGAAatcaagaaaaataataaattgacaaataaaaagaaagaaaatattaataaacataaaaatgaaaaacaacAACAAACATTAAATGTTcccaaaaaaaatgaacattttaaaataaacaataaggaaataaataaaaaaaataaaaaatataaggaaggaaaaaaggaaaagaaaaataaaaaaaataagaataataagaaaaataaaaaaaatatgaaaaatattaagaataaagtataa
- a CDS encoding A/G-specific adenine glycosylase, putative: MMKNESTQKDKFNNIKEEEDVTLPNEQSDYHYSFLQRYSVELKKDLLNWYYKYRRKLPWRGDEPPFTTSVQLYENKKQVDIRCFFGNHKRDEIKIKNSKSDNVKNNEKIKGTKIMKIKKEHNELSLERCKRLKKEDKDEEKKYNSLSDSLKSENIKSLHDKINNNNNNNNNDDDVVDKNNCNSSLLVHKEEKKHNFINNLMYDKEHLSTKGYQIYISEIMLQQTKVHTVLNFYLKWMNKWNNIFDLAKCNLDDVLILWKGLGYYNRAKNLLECCKIVVDKYNGIFPNDLKLLKTLPGIGDYTSKAICIHLYNRKDICIDTNIIRIFSRITDTINYYNSGTLLKHCEKVSEILCSGESNYSDLSQAFMDLGSSVCNNSPDCSQCPINKYCMIYLKSNKKKQHNLFNTKHPEHCNLCVNDRNVEIKYVPLAKRKKKTDKICLVLLIKQNDKKKKNNMNKNSCTKKLEKKKTASRQIKESYLEDTYMMIKNTDTNLFSMHYLFPFILLDTYDKNDCVKHFNDLLKSLNVTNSEKDRYLYINNFKHKFSHLTYHTHIYLCTVSDWENITKNNEERKWVILKDIRNFTHNTFCQNIIDSYKKSMNEKINGLSEYCI; this comes from the exons atgatgaaaaatgaaTCTACTCAAAAAGATAAATTCAACAACattaaagaagaagaagacgTGACCTTACCAAATGAACAATCGGATTATCATTATAGCTTTTTACAAAGGTATAGTGTTGAGCTTAAAAAAGATTTACTAAATTGGTATTACAAATATCGACGAAAATTACCATGGAGAGGTGATGAACCCCCCTTTACAACCAGTGTTCAATTATATGAGAACAAAAAACAAGTGGATATTAGATGTTTTTTTGGTAACCATAAAAGGGAtgagataaaaataaaaaacagtAAATCAGATaatgttaaaaataatgagaaaataaaaggtacaaaaattatgaaaataaaaaaagaacataatGAGTTATCATTAGAAAGATGTAAAAGattaaaaaaggaagataaggatgaggaaaaaaaatataattcgtTGAGCGATTCATTAAAAAGTGAGAATATTAAATCATTacatgataaaataaataataataataataataataataatgatgatgatgtggttgataaaaataattgtaataGTTCTTTGCTAGTTCATAAAGAGGAAAAGaaacataattttataaataatcttATGTATGATAAAGAACATTTAAGTACCAAAGGGTATCAAATATACATTAGTGAAATTATGCTTCAACAAACTAAAGTACATACcgttttaaatttttatttaaaatggaTGAATAAAtggaataatatttttgatttAGCAAAATGTAATTTAGATGATGTATTAATTTTGTGGAAAGGATTGGGATATTATAACAGAGCTAAGAACCTTTTGGAATGCTGTAAAATTGTtgttgataaatataatggtATATTTCCAAATGATTTAAAATTGTTAAAAACACTACCTGGTATAGGCGATTATACTTCAAAAGCTATttgtatacatttatataataggaAGGATATATGTATtgatacaaatattataagaatattttCTCGTATTACTGATactataaattattataattcagGCACATTATTAAAACATTGCGAAAAAGTTAGCGAAATATTATGTTCAGGTGAATCCAATTATTCTGACCTTAGTCAGGCATTTATGGATTTAGGCTCAAGTGTGTGCAACAATTCACCTGACTGTTCACAATGtccaataaataaatattgtatgatttatttaaaatcaaataaaaagaaacaacataatttatttaatacgAAACATCCAGAACATTGTAACTTATGTGTTAATGATCGAAATGTTGAAATTAAATATGTTCCTTTAgctaaaaggaaaaaaaaaaccgaTAAAATATGTCTTGTTTtgttaataaaacaaaatgacaaaaaaaaaaaaaataatatgaataaaaatagcTGTACAAAAAAgctagaaaaaaaaaaaacagctAGCCGTCAAATTAAGGAGTCCTATTTAGAAGATACATATATGATGATTAAAAACACTGACACGAATTTATTTTCCAtgcattatttatttccatTTATATTACTTGATACGTATGATAAGAATGATTGTGTGAAG CATTTTAATGATCTTTTAAAAAGCCTGAATGTGACAAATTCGGAAAAAGACCGTTACctatat ataaATAATTTCAAACACAAATTTTCTCATCTTACTTATCATACgcacatatatttatgtactgTTTCCGATTGG gaaaatataactaaaaataatgaagaaaggAAATGGGTTATACTGAAAGATATCAgg AATTTTACTCATAATACGTTTTGTCAAAATATAATTGATAGTTACAAAAAAAGtatgaatgaaaaaataaatggatTGTCCgaatattgtatataa
- a CDS encoding phosphatidylinositol-4-phosphate 5-kinase, putative has product MGNKLTCGEIRNDGVRGLKNAYNLELNKSNICVENSTTCENSYDEENYFYRYEDVSYVEEGEERKREYSEDEIKEEVKIVVDNNNNNIYNYHNEIKDKNKLMKKRENQYIDKKYMINVKRILMYIKEYEEDFLCFFKKNNATSIIYLKYIVLNYKTYIMIIEKGVIYIGELNEKNEKNGLGIIITPDQCIYIGEFEEDKITGFGLYIHYSKSKYIGYWRRGKANRYGIFIHPDGTFYKGFWLNDKQNKNGIEYVYNNYVYIGNYCKGEKNEFGIFVWNNECMYMGNIKNNYFFNRGIYFFNKYKIYIGKWKSNCVDGKCEIIWKDNRQFFGYHLNNLKQGLGIYKWDDGRIYFGNWLNNKQHGSGIFIIIKNFKEYEHYIQYPILLLFKNTEKIKKNFLLNLSKENIFHKGNIGKYFHNLLNNYDNYNFYNFLFNLLYINFYDLCSTFFDYIKKKNIIHFKTNHNFYNIIKDHICLITDHYFNNKVSNNKIAQADSSFSFLLTDAHDTEKNRDQRYINHNNYNNHNNYNNHNNHNNYNIHNNHSNNHNNHSNNHNNHSNNHNNHSNNHNNHNNHMDDYQKYPSPNNTNMKNNENEMLIHSTNNQKNNTLYNQTTGCDNEKIIADKQKYENNKILKGYENYQGPEHHKISSPTHQQINRTSNVLPFQDIQRLILYINSINLNDMSEKDINKHNPIFSYASKNILLKYGKWKNGKLKKWLYASDDSISVVNRDTINNDTNVLSYNGKNKGGRIKHFLKNKTEGNSNNHMDNKNNMDNKKNMDNKNNMDNNNNMDNKKYMDNNNNMDNKKNMNNKNNMDNKNNMNNKNNMDNKKNMNTNHKVNSNNNSNISSNISSNISSNISNNISSNISNNISSNISSNISRKHNSYSFSSLSSSSTKSLYNTMKKKKKKKKYINERIYDSAHEIQKDLKSKGLIPQNDNNKYIYHNKEKKKDISYDNDHYCYHSDEDDNIYLHDEEKKNIHVPHDIKNIQNDNVEKFIKPQGINHKFSNDYNFKQHHLSFIHNIKEYNDMQLHENRNTKKNIKKNEKKKNKLNNKLMYYKYSYITTSTSDHISTKSPNSISSLNTNVNSSIQSLEDKRKDKTHKNTRNYLNDKRVATDISYKHIQKENKEETEITYVNNIMKENEKHQNDDEDIKNVEKINRVKNINTKENINQINKNEKMISCAKTGDNNMTYVNLDDMKKKNKQNMIIKKKGIIRQNKMNRKETISNESLMNQMETDKKNLTNTRNTKNSTLPYKYKNYDLPKKGFSLIWSLKKSRRNSPLSTKEKIMYQNDDQSCDDHYDKKYVQNNEITDNQQKKKSFFRNFLSVNKNKKKNTH; this is encoded by the coding sequence atggGAAATAAGCTCACGTGCGGAGAAATAAGGAACGATGGCGTGAGAGGATTAAAAAATGCATATAATTTAGAATTGAATAAGTCTAATATTTGTGTAGAAAATAGTACAACGTGTGAGAATAGTTATGATGAagagaattatttttatcgtTACGAAGATGTAAGCTATGTAGAAGAAGgagaagaaagaaaaagagaaTATAGTGAAgatgaaataaaagaagaagtTAAAATTGttgttgataataataataataatatttataattaccATAATGAGATtaaggataaaaataaattaatgaaaaaaagagaGAATCAATATATCGATAAAAAGTATATGATAAATgttaaaagaatattaatGTACATTAAAGAATATGAGGAAGATTTTTTATGcttcttcaaaaaaaataatgcaacaagtatcatatatttaaaatacatTGTATTAAACTATAAgacatatattatgataatcgAGAAgggtgttatatatataggagaactaaatgaaaaaaatgagaaaaatggTTTaggtataataataacaccAGATCAATGTATCTACATAGGTGAATTTGAAGAAGATAAAATAACAGGATTtggattatatatacattattccaaaagtaaatatataggTTATTGGAGAAGAGGAAAAGCAAATCGATAtggtatatttatacatCCTGATGGAACATTTTATAAAGGGTTTTGGTTAAatgataaacaaaataagaaCGGTAttgaatatgtatataataattatgtatatataggTAATTATTGTAaaggagaaaaaaatgaGTTCGGTATTTTTGTATGGAATAATGAATGTATGTATATGggcaatataaaaaataattatttttttaatagaggtatctatttttttaataaatataaaatctaTATAGGTAAATGGAAATCAAACTGTGTAGATGGTAAATGTGAAATAATTTGGAAAGATAATAGACAATTTTTTGGATATCAtttgaataatttaaaacaaggattaggtatatataaatgggATGATGGAAGAATTTATTTTGGTAACTggttaaataataaacaacaTGGTTCtggtatttttattataattaaaaactttaaagaatatgaacattatatacaatatCCTATTTTgcttttatttaaaaatacagaaaaaatcaaaaaaaattttcttcttaatctttcaaaagaaaatatatttcataaaggaaatattggtaaatattttcataaccttctaaataattatgataattataatttttataatttcttgtttaatttgttatatattaatttttatgatcTATGTTCTACATTCtttgattatataaagaaaaaaaacataattcATTTTAAAACTAATcacaatttttataatataattaaagatCATATATGTCTAATAACAGATCATTATTTCAATAATAAAGTTAGTAATAACAAAATCGCACAAGCggattcttctttttcttttctcctCACAGATGCACATGATACAGAAAAGAATAGAGATCAAAGGTatattaatcataataattataataatcataataattataataatcataataatcataataattataatattcataataatcatagtaataatcataataatcatagtaataatcataataatcatagtaataatcataataatcatagtaataatcataataatcataataatcatatggATGATTATCAAAAATATCCCTCTCCGAATAATACAAACATGAAAAACAACGAAAATGAAATGTTGATTCATAGTACTAATAATCAAAAgaataatacattatataatcaAACGACAGGTtgtgataatgaaaaaataatcgctgataaacaaaaatatgaaaataataaaattttgaaaGGCTATGAAAATTATCAAGGCCCAGAGCATCACAAAATAAGTAGCCCTACTCATCAGCAAATAAATAGGACGTCTAATGTATTACCGTTCCAAGATATACAACGTTTAatactttatataaattcaataaatttaaatgatatGAGTGAAAAGGACATAAATAAGCATAATCCCATATTTTCCTATGCTtctaaaaatattcttttgaaATATGGTAAATGGAAAAATGGGAAGCTCAAAAAATGGCTGTATGCTAGTGATGATAGTATAAGTGTTGTTAATAGGGATAccataaataatgatacaaATGTTTTATCATACAACGGAAAAAATAAAGGCGGCAGAAttaaacattttttaaagaataagACGGAAGGTAATAGTAACAACCatatggataataaaaacaatatggataataaaaaaaatatggataataaaaacaatatggataataacaacaatatggataataaaaaatatatggataataacaacaatatggataataaaaaaaatatgaataataaaaacaatatggataataaaaacaatatgaataataaaaacaatatggataataaaaaaaatatgaatactaACCACAAAGTTaacagtaataataatagtaatattagTAGTAATATTAGTAGCAATATTAGTAGCAATATTAGTAACAATATTAGTAGCAATATTAGTAACAATATTAGTAGCAATATTAGTAGTAATATTAGTAGGAAGCATAACAGTTACTCTTTCTCATCCCTTTCGTCATCTTCCACTAAGAGCCTATACAAtacaatgaaaaaaaaaaaaaaaaaaaaaaaatacattaatGAAAGAATATATGACTCAGCACATGAAATTCAAAAGGACCTCAAAAGTAAAGGGCTAATTCCAcagaatgataataataaatatatttatcataataaggaaaaaaaaaaagatatatcatATGATAATGATCACTATTGTTATCATagtgatgaagatgataatatatatttgcatgatgaagaaaaaaaaaatattcatgtacctcatgatataaaaaatatacaaaatgacaATGtggaaaaatttataaaaccTCAAGGAATAAATCATAAATTCagtaatgattataatttcAAACAACACCATTTATCCTTTAtccataatataaaagaatacaaTGATATGCAACTACATGAAAACcgaaatacaaaaaaaaatataaaaaaaaatgagaaaaaaaaaaataaattaaacaaTAAGTTgatgtattataaatattcatatattacaACTAGTACGAGTGATCATATTTCAACCAAATCACCTAATTCGATATCTTCTTTGAATACTAATGTGAATAGTAGTATACAATCCTTAGaagataaaagaaaagataaaACGCACAAGAATACTAGGAATTATCTAAACGATAAACGTGTTGCCACAGATATTTCTTATAAGCatatacaaaaagaaaataaagaagagaCTGAAATAACGtatgttaataatatcatgaaagaaaatgaaaaacaccaaaatgatgatgaagatataaagaatgtagaaaaaataaacagagtgaaaaatataaatacgaaagaaaatataaaccaAATTAATAAGAACGAAAAAATGATTTCTTGTGCAAAAACTGGTGATAACAATATGACATATGTTAACTTGGatgatatgaaaaaaaaaaataaacaaaatatgataataaaaaaaaaaggaattataagacaaaataaaatgaatagaAAGGAAACAATCTCAAATGAAAGTCTTATGAATCAAATGGAGacagataaaaaaaatttaacaaatacaagaaatacaaaaaattctACCTTGccatataaatacaaaaattatgATTTACCAAAAAAGGGTTTCTCATTAATCTGGAGTCTTAAAAAAAGTAGGAGAAATTCACCTTTATCCacgaaagaaaaaattatgtatcaAAATGATGATCAAAGTTGTGACGAtcattatgataaaaaatatgttcaaaataatgaaataacaGATaatcaacaaaaaaaaaaatccttTTTTAGAAACTTTCTAAGtgttaacaaaaataaaaaaaaaaatacgcaCTAA